The following proteins are encoded in a genomic region of Sorangiineae bacterium MSr12523:
- a CDS encoding U32 family peptidase, whose amino-acid sequence MHLRHWLNANGLPHSDGGALPDSPKRFPDGAQYRVEIPSVEGPEVFAAVLAEAESRGVPVHRVSQGSGGMLLTDGELAAMADLGAARSIEVSLFARPLAGWGTSAAAVASAGGSLAAQARGTEQLLQCLADIHRCTEAGIRSVLVTDIGVLDTAAKLRASGHLPEDLQFKISVQMGMANPASIRIVERLGASTYNVPTDLSLGQLAAIRAAVDIPLDIYIEAPDDLGGFVRHFEIAEIVRVAAPVYVKFGLRNAPNIYPCGTHLLPTAIALGRERVRRARIGLDFLARHMPEAVGSQLPAQGLAVPRRR is encoded by the coding sequence ATGCATCTGCGACATTGGTTGAATGCGAACGGATTGCCGCATTCCGACGGCGGCGCGCTGCCCGACAGCCCGAAGCGCTTTCCGGATGGTGCGCAATACCGCGTGGAAATCCCCAGCGTCGAAGGCCCCGAGGTATTCGCCGCCGTGCTCGCCGAAGCGGAATCGCGCGGCGTTCCCGTGCACCGCGTGTCGCAGGGAAGCGGCGGCATGCTCCTCACCGACGGCGAGCTCGCCGCCATGGCCGATCTCGGCGCGGCGCGTTCCATCGAGGTGAGCCTGTTCGCACGTCCGCTCGCAGGGTGGGGGACCTCGGCGGCCGCCGTGGCCTCGGCGGGCGGCTCGCTGGCCGCGCAGGCTCGCGGCACCGAGCAGTTGCTTCAATGCTTGGCCGATATCCACCGCTGTACAGAGGCGGGCATCCGCAGTGTGTTGGTCACGGACATCGGTGTGCTCGATACCGCGGCCAAGCTGCGGGCTTCAGGGCATTTGCCGGAGGACCTGCAATTCAAGATTAGTGTGCAAATGGGCATGGCCAACCCTGCGTCCATTCGCATCGTCGAACGACTCGGCGCTTCCACGTACAATGTGCCGACGGATCTTTCCCTCGGGCAGCTTGCCGCGATCCGCGCGGCCGTGGACATTCCGCTCGATATCTACATCGAGGCACCGGACGATTTGGGCGGCTTCGTGCGGCACTTCGAAATTGCGGAAATCGTTCGGGTGGCCGCCCCGGTGTACGTCAAGTTCGGGCTGCGCAATGCCCCGAACATCTACCCCTGCGGAACGCACCTGCTTCCCACGGCCATCGCGCTCGGTCGGGAGCGCGTGCGGCGCGCCCGCATCGGGCTCGATTTTCTCGCGCGGCACATGCCCGAGGCGGTGGGCTCGCAGCTGCCCGCGCAGGGGCTCGCCGTGCCGAGGCGAAGGTGA
- a CDS encoding alcohol dehydrogenase catalytic domain-containing protein, translating into MSAPPALRDARAVHIDAPETLRLAPVEPRAPGLGEALVEVAWAGICGSDREVLAGTRPKDFVRYPLIPGHEWSGTVVAVGEQSDASLVGHPVVGEGFRSCGRCPACFRGDSNLCQAEYRETGFTEPGAWATYLTVPARLLHVLPKESDLRAAAALEPAACVAAACMKAAVVSGERVAVVGAGTLGLLATQLLRASEPSKLIVVDPRRDRGELARRCGASECLSPEEAQRRAGQFDVVLEAAGAADTARQAMLLARRGGRIVLTGIPPASTGETNALSPTELVLREITVHTVFGAPSRAWAHAVRAFASGILDPSPIITHEVPLDDVTEAFRILTDSSARAVKVLLRP; encoded by the coding sequence GTGAGCGCCCCTCCTGCTTTGCGCGATGCACGGGCCGTGCACATCGACGCGCCCGAAACGCTGCGCTTGGCCCCCGTCGAACCGCGCGCGCCCGGCCTGGGTGAGGCCCTCGTCGAGGTGGCGTGGGCCGGCATCTGCGGCTCGGATCGCGAGGTGCTCGCGGGCACGCGCCCGAAGGACTTCGTGCGCTACCCGCTGATTCCCGGGCACGAATGGTCCGGTACCGTCGTCGCCGTCGGCGAGCAGTCCGATGCTTCGCTGGTGGGGCACCCCGTCGTGGGCGAGGGATTTCGCTCCTGCGGGCGCTGCCCGGCGTGCTTTCGCGGCGATAGCAACCTTTGCCAGGCCGAGTACCGCGAAACGGGTTTCACCGAGCCGGGGGCATGGGCGACGTACCTCACCGTACCCGCGCGCTTGCTGCACGTGTTGCCGAAGGAGAGCGATTTGCGCGCAGCTGCGGCCCTCGAGCCCGCAGCGTGCGTCGCGGCGGCGTGCATGAAGGCGGCGGTCGTCTCGGGCGAGCGCGTGGCCGTGGTGGGTGCGGGCACGCTCGGATTGCTGGCCACGCAGCTGCTTCGTGCGAGCGAGCCGTCGAAGTTGATCGTGGTCGATCCCCGCCGCGATCGCGGCGAGCTCGCGCGGCGGTGTGGTGCAAGCGAATGCCTCTCGCCGGAGGAGGCCCAGCGCCGGGCGGGGCAGTTCGACGTCGTTCTCGAGGCGGCGGGTGCGGCCGATACGGCCCGTCAGGCGATGCTCCTCGCTCGACGTGGCGGACGCATCGTGCTCACGGGTATTCCGCCAGCCTCGACCGGCGAGACCAACGCACTCTCACCCACGGAGCTGGTCCTGCGCGAAATCACGGTCCACACGGTGTTCGGTGCGCCATCGCGCGCATGGGCGCATGCGGTGCGTGCGTTTGCATCGGGCATCCTCGACCCGTCGCCGATCATCACCCACGAGGTCCCACTCGATGACGTGACGGAAGCGTTTCGGATTCTCACCGACTCGAGCGCCCGTGCTGTAAAGGTGTTGCTACGCCCATGA
- a CDS encoding FadR family transcriptional regulator — MNNANSSPLGQHRTMHGQVVEWLGRRIVSGELADGTQLPNEADLAAQLKVSRGGVREAVKALAAKGLVEPRPRLGTRVLPREQWNLMDREVIDWHGHVADPAFLEDLLELRLMVEPAAAQLAAERASAEHIATLESSYAAMAKYAPRLPKAEAAFVEADLTFHLTLLRACGNRLIEHLGRLLETSLYHGLEASSHAPGGVEATLPLHRAVLVAVRARKPKQAAKAMQKLLETTSEAVKRIERH; from the coding sequence GTGAACAACGCAAATTCGAGTCCCCTGGGGCAGCATCGCACGATGCACGGCCAAGTGGTGGAGTGGTTGGGGCGCCGCATCGTCTCGGGAGAGTTGGCCGACGGTACGCAGTTGCCCAACGAGGCGGATCTGGCGGCGCAGCTCAAAGTGAGCCGCGGTGGCGTGCGCGAGGCCGTCAAAGCGCTCGCGGCCAAGGGCCTGGTGGAGCCGCGTCCGCGTCTTGGGACGCGGGTCCTTCCACGCGAACAGTGGAACTTGATGGACCGCGAGGTGATCGATTGGCATGGCCATGTCGCCGATCCGGCCTTTCTCGAGGATTTGCTCGAATTGCGGCTCATGGTGGAGCCTGCGGCTGCGCAGCTTGCTGCGGAGCGGGCCAGTGCCGAGCACATTGCCACCTTGGAGTCGTCCTACGCCGCCATGGCGAAGTACGCACCGCGCTTGCCGAAGGCCGAGGCGGCGTTCGTCGAGGCGGATCTCACGTTTCATTTGACCCTGCTGCGCGCGTGCGGAAATCGGCTCATCGAGCACCTCGGCCGCTTGCTGGAGACGAGCCTTTACCACGGGTTGGAGGCGAGCTCGCATGCCCCCGGCGGGGTAGAGGCCACCTTGCCGCTGCACCGAGCCGTGCTCGTGGCCGTGCGCGCCCGCAAACCGAAGCAAGCCGCCAAAGCCATGCAAAAGCTCCTGGAAACGACGAGCGAAGCCGTCAAACGGATCGAGAGGCACTGA
- a CDS encoding mandelate racemase/muconate lactonizing enzyme family protein, with protein MKITGIRTHVLGTPWRNLTIVEVLTDEGITGLGEVRMLNHTDALLGYLQEAVPNHVLGADPFEIEGLVLRMTRHDYARPGEIAMSALAILEIACWDIQGKALGLPVYKLLGGAVRDKIKAYANGWYQVERTPEQFHAAAKRVLERGYRALKLDPFGAGMFELDAGETSRSLALVEAVRDAVGPDVEILLEMHGRFSPNTAIRLAGQLAKYRPEWLEEPVPPENLKALAKVREHTDIPIATGERLHTRFDYRELFELQAADILQTDITHSGGLLEAKKLAGTAETHYMLMAPHNVGGPISTAANLHLAATTVNFKIQEHFNDFADSYVKECAPGLPEVKDGYFPLPNGPGLGVELNREALAKYPRAKVNFNLFAEGWERRQAKS; from the coding sequence ATGAAGATCACCGGAATACGCACCCACGTGCTCGGCACGCCGTGGCGCAACCTCACGATCGTCGAAGTGCTCACCGACGAGGGCATTACCGGCCTCGGAGAGGTGCGCATGCTCAACCACACCGACGCGCTCCTCGGTTATCTGCAAGAGGCCGTGCCCAACCACGTGTTGGGGGCAGACCCCTTCGAGATCGAGGGACTGGTGCTGCGCATGACGCGGCACGACTACGCCCGCCCGGGCGAAATCGCGATGTCCGCATTGGCCATTTTGGAAATCGCGTGCTGGGACATTCAAGGAAAAGCGCTGGGCCTCCCGGTGTACAAACTGCTCGGTGGCGCAGTGCGCGATAAGATCAAAGCGTACGCCAATGGCTGGTACCAGGTGGAGCGCACGCCCGAGCAGTTCCATGCCGCAGCCAAGCGCGTACTCGAACGCGGCTACCGCGCGCTGAAGCTCGATCCGTTCGGCGCGGGCATGTTCGAGCTCGACGCAGGGGAAACTTCGCGCTCTCTGGCCCTCGTGGAAGCCGTGCGCGATGCGGTGGGGCCCGATGTGGAGATTCTCCTGGAAATGCATGGGCGTTTCAGCCCGAATACGGCCATCCGGCTCGCCGGGCAGCTGGCCAAATACCGACCCGAATGGCTCGAGGAGCCGGTGCCGCCGGAGAACCTCAAGGCCCTCGCAAAGGTGCGCGAACACACGGATATTCCCATCGCCACCGGCGAACGCTTGCACACGCGCTTCGATTACCGCGAGCTGTTCGAGCTGCAGGCCGCCGACATTCTGCAGACCGACATTACGCACTCCGGCGGCCTGCTCGAGGCCAAGAAACTCGCCGGCACGGCGGAGACGCACTACATGCTCATGGCCCCCCACAACGTGGGTGGTCCCATTTCCACGGCGGCCAATCTGCATTTGGCGGCAACGACCGTCAATTTCAAAATCCAGGAGCACTTCAACGACTTTGCCGACAGCTACGTCAAAGAGTGCGCACCGGGGTTGCCCGAAGTTAAAGATGGCTATTTTCCTCTGCCAAACGGACCGGGCCTGGGGGTCGAGCTCAATCGAGAAGCCCTGGCCAAGTATCCTCGCGCAAAAGTGAATTTCAATTTGTTCGCGGAAGGTTGGGAGCGCCGGCAAGCGAAGTCTTGA
- a CDS encoding SMP-30/gluconolactonase/LRE family protein encodes MSHAEQITDPNASHGEGPVWHPSWPGLRWVDMFGGEVLQLDARTGAVTRYPVGSRIAATIRPRTDGGAVIAIERGFALADADLSNIRPLPEVWDDPRVRMNDGDCSPDGHFYCGSMAYDESPGAGSLYRMDPDGSTVVILEGVTISNGLSWSPDGRTAYYIDTPTHRVDAFDYTPNGRFSNRRTLFRIPEAEGSPDGMSVDTEGRLWIALWGGSAVHCYTPAGRLEERVELPVSQVTACAFGGPELDELYITTSPQTVAPGTQPAAGALFRARPGARGFPARCYATT; translated from the coding sequence ATGTCCCACGCCGAGCAGATCACCGATCCGAACGCCTCGCACGGGGAGGGCCCCGTGTGGCATCCCAGCTGGCCGGGCCTGCGCTGGGTCGACATGTTCGGGGGCGAGGTCCTCCAACTCGACGCGCGCACCGGGGCCGTGACCCGCTACCCCGTGGGCAGCCGCATTGCCGCGACCATCCGGCCCCGCACGGATGGCGGTGCGGTGATCGCCATCGAGCGCGGCTTCGCCCTGGCCGACGCAGACTTGAGCAACATCCGCCCGCTCCCCGAGGTATGGGACGATCCTCGCGTTCGCATGAACGACGGCGACTGCTCGCCTGATGGCCATTTCTATTGCGGCAGCATGGCCTACGACGAGTCACCCGGCGCGGGCAGTCTGTACCGAATGGATCCCGACGGGAGCACCGTGGTCATTCTCGAAGGCGTCACCATCTCCAATGGCTTGTCCTGGAGCCCCGACGGCCGCACGGCCTACTACATCGACACGCCAACCCATCGGGTCGATGCGTTCGACTACACACCCAATGGTCGCTTCAGCAACCGCCGCACGCTGTTTCGCATTCCCGAGGCCGAAGGCTCCCCCGATGGGATGAGCGTCGACACCGAAGGGCGCCTCTGGATCGCTTTGTGGGGTGGCTCCGCCGTCCATTGCTACACGCCCGCGGGGCGCCTCGAAGAGCGCGTGGAGCTGCCGGTGTCGCAAGTCACGGCCTGCGCCTTCGGCGGGCCCGAGCTCGACGAGCTCTACATCACGACGTCCCCTCAGACCGTCGCACCGGGCACCCAGCCCGCCGCGGGCGCCTTGTTCCGCGCCCGCCCCGGCGCCCGTGGTTTCCCAGCCCGCTGCTACGCGACCACGTAG
- a CDS encoding class I SAM-dependent methyltransferase, whose protein sequence is MNQAHRRIYAERRVARPRARAATLQPAETTILERLHVELPGMTMLDLGVGGGRTTEHFAPRVKRYIALDGSPATLRAWCKRFAGTPYEFLLGDARTLPFHDDTFDLVLFSRNGIDDVDHDDRGRVLREVRRVARHGGTFVFSTHNLERVFDFRAATYHMWLSEQLAQLHQAGFERVRAFSATTGTEIVSLAHECPPERWLYFLCRVA, encoded by the coding sequence GTGAATCAAGCCCATCGCCGCATCTACGCAGAGCGCCGCGTCGCACGCCCCCGCGCGCGGGCGGCGACGCTGCAGCCTGCAGAAACGACCATTCTCGAACGACTGCACGTCGAGCTGCCGGGCATGACCATGCTCGATCTCGGGGTGGGTGGCGGCCGAACCACGGAGCATTTCGCGCCGCGGGTGAAGCGCTACATTGCGCTCGACGGATCGCCGGCCACGCTTCGCGCATGGTGCAAGCGTTTCGCCGGGACGCCCTACGAGTTCCTGCTGGGCGATGCGCGAACGCTTCCTTTCCACGACGATACCTTCGACCTCGTTCTCTTCTCGCGCAACGGCATCGACGACGTCGACCATGACGATCGCGGCCGCGTGCTCCGCGAAGTCCGGCGCGTGGCCCGGCACGGCGGGACCTTCGTCTTTTCGACGCACAATCTCGAACGCGTCTTCGACTTTCGAGCGGCGACGTACCACATGTGGCTCTCCGAGCAGCTCGCGCAACTTCACCAAGCGGGCTTCGAGCGCGTTCGCGCCTTCTCCGCAACGACGGGCACGGAAATCGTGTCGCTCGCACACGAGTGCCCGCCGGAACGGTGGCTCTATTTTCTCTGCCGTGTGGCCTAA
- a CDS encoding aldehyde dehydrogenase (NADP(+)): MSELERMLTAAAAAHAPLAALRPAARAGLLRRVAVALDSAAPELVPLAREESHLPEARLTGELKRTTFQLRFFADLLLEGSYLEATLDAADPKWPPGPRPDLRRMLLPLGPVVVFAASNFPFAFSVAGGDTASALAAGCPVVLKAHPGHPRLSDRTAAIVSDALRDGGAPDGSFALFHGDEAGRSALLDPRIKAGAFTGSTHGGRALFDLASSRPVPIPFYAEMGSVNPVFVTEAAARARSAEIASGYLDSYTLGAGQFCTKPGFLFVPESVAEEFELRLVAGVLDRAAAPLLNERIASGYASVLRTLSANPAVRVLHAGTDSPNGPSPTLLGTTASALFADREKALLTECFGPTSVVVRYGSEAELPELARLFTGELTATVHGEAGDAIAAPLLAELSERAGRVLWNGWPTGVAVSHAMHHGGPYPSATSSLYTSVGSTAIRRFLRPVCYQNVPQHLLPEALRDDNPLDIPRWIEGSLRR; this comes from the coding sequence ATGAGTGAACTCGAACGAATGCTCACCGCGGCGGCGGCGGCGCATGCGCCTCTTGCTGCCCTTCGTCCGGCTGCGCGCGCGGGACTCTTGCGCCGTGTCGCCGTTGCCCTCGATTCGGCTGCTCCCGAGCTCGTCCCGCTCGCGCGGGAGGAGTCCCATCTGCCCGAGGCGCGCCTCACGGGGGAGTTGAAACGCACCACGTTCCAGCTGCGCTTCTTTGCCGATCTGCTCCTCGAGGGTAGCTACCTCGAGGCTACGCTCGACGCGGCCGATCCGAAGTGGCCGCCCGGTCCGCGGCCGGATCTGCGGCGCATGCTGCTGCCGCTCGGCCCGGTGGTCGTGTTTGCGGCGAGCAATTTCCCGTTTGCCTTCAGCGTCGCCGGAGGCGATACGGCATCGGCCCTCGCCGCCGGTTGTCCGGTGGTGCTCAAAGCGCATCCCGGGCATCCGCGTCTCAGCGATCGCACGGCGGCCATCGTTTCGGACGCCTTGCGCGATGGCGGTGCTCCCGACGGGTCGTTCGCGCTCTTTCACGGCGACGAGGCCGGCCGCTCGGCGCTGCTCGATCCGCGCATCAAGGCCGGCGCCTTCACGGGGTCCACGCACGGCGGGCGCGCCCTGTTCGATTTGGCGTCATCGCGTCCGGTGCCCATTCCGTTTTATGCCGAAATGGGCAGCGTCAATCCGGTATTCGTCACAGAAGCGGCCGCACGCGCGCGCAGTGCCGAAATCGCGTCGGGGTACCTCGACTCGTACACCTTGGGCGCGGGTCAGTTTTGCACCAAGCCGGGGTTCCTGTTCGTACCGGAGTCGGTGGCCGAGGAGTTCGAGCTGCGGCTGGTCGCAGGCGTCCTCGATCGCGCGGCAGCGCCCCTGCTCAACGAGCGCATCGCGTCCGGGTATGCGTCCGTGCTGCGCACCTTGAGCGCGAACCCGGCGGTTCGCGTGCTTCACGCGGGGACGGACTCGCCGAATGGCCCGTCGCCCACGTTGCTGGGCACGACGGCGAGCGCGCTCTTCGCTGATCGCGAGAAGGCGTTGCTCACCGAGTGCTTCGGTCCGACCTCCGTGGTGGTGCGCTATGGCAGCGAGGCCGAACTCCCCGAGCTGGCGCGTCTCTTCACCGGCGAGCTCACGGCCACCGTGCACGGCGAAGCGGGGGATGCCATCGCCGCGCCGCTCTTGGCCGAGCTGTCCGAGCGCGCAGGCCGCGTTTTGTGGAACGGCTGGCCCACCGGCGTGGCTGTATCCCATGCCATGCACCATGGTGGACCGTACCCCTCGGCGACGTCGTCGCTGTACACGTCCGTGGGCTCGACGGCCATTCGCCGATTCTTGCGCCCGGTGTGCTATCAGAATGTGCCGCAGCACTTGCTGCCCGAAGCGCTGCGCGACGACAACCCGCTCGACATCCCGCGCTGGATCGAGGGCTCACTTCGCCGGTAA